From Sander lucioperca isolate FBNREF2018 chromosome 14, SLUC_FBN_1.2, whole genome shotgun sequence, the proteins below share one genomic window:
- the LOC116062815 gene encoding rhotekin-like isoform X1, translating into MSNNTKEEVVLKQIEMEVRMREGATKLLAACSRREQALEASRSLLTCNARILALLSQLQRMRKAQILQKVGRRPSEDVVPCVGKVSLSDLRIPLMWKDSEYFKNKGELQRCAVFCLLHCGTEIHDTDLVMVDRTLTDICFEDTIIFSSEVGPGFQLRVELYSSCMVEDFFPGALGPRRASRLGGSLGCSSGKKIRAAFESAAVCGSSGGNVEPGRVSPPLSPDLSTLGPKYNLLAHTTLRIEHVKEGFKTHDLSLAATEDNPFWLPLYGNMCCRLVAQPLCMIQPMISGQLKVKLGEDLNCWENVYGVLREQSLLCYQSQEDLESEDKLLLVIPIRKHTHVCVSERDPVHHQSIYIRTQHQGEELTYTLTTHTPEDTQRWTQAIWQHVYNMGQWKQCCDHLMKIEMPSSRKAIPVKQGSLYHEIVTPSSPGEGLVVPDLSTEIRTLVSSYYMESY; encoded by the exons ATGAGCAATAACACCAAG GAGGAAGTGGTGCTGAAGCAGATTGAGATGGAGGTGCGAATGCGGGAGGGAGCCACTAAGCTACTGGCAGCTTGTTCCAGGAGAGAGCAGGCCCTGGAGGCCTCCAGGAGCCTGCTAACCTGCAATGCCCGCATTCTGGCCTTGCTCAGCCAACTACAGAGGATGAGGAAAGCTCAAATCCTACAAAAAGTGGGACGCAG GCCATCTGAAGATGTTGTGCCATGTGTAGGAAAAGTATCCCTTTCAG ACCTGCGAATCCCGCTGATGTGGAAAGACTCTGAGTACTTCAAAAACAAAGGAG AGCTACAGCGCTGTGCTGTTTTCTGCCTGCTTCACTGTGGTACAGAGATCCATGACACTGATCTGGTGATGGTAGACAGGACTTTAACTGACATCTGTTTTGAAGACACTATCATATT CAGCAGCGAGGTAGGCCCAGGGTTTCAGCTTCGCGTTGAGCTGTACAGCAGTTGTATGGTCGAGGATTTCTTCCCGGGGGCTCTGGGGCCCAGGAGAGCGAGCCGTCTGGGGGGCTCACTGGGATGCTCCTCTGGGAAAAAGATCCGTGCTGCGTTTGAGTCTGCAGCTGTTTGTGGATCCAGTGGAGGAAATGTAGAACCTGGAAGAGTGTCCCCGCCTTTATCCCCTGACCTGTCTACACT GGGGCCTAAGTATAACCTGCTGGCTCACACAACACTGAGAATAGAACACGTCAAGGAAGGTTTCAAGACGCATGATTTGTCACTGGCAGCAACAG AGGATAATCCATTCTGGTTGCCTCTATACGGCAACATGTGCTGCCGTCTAGTTGCTCAGCCACTGTGCATGATTCAGCCAATGATAAGTGGCCAACTCAAGGTTAAG CTTGGAGAGGACCTTAATTGCTGGGAAAATGTCTATGGAGTCCTCAGGGAGCAAAGTCTTCTCTGCTATCAGAGTCAAGAAGACCTGGAGTCTGAGGACAAGCTATTACTTGTAATCCCCATCAGAAAG CATAcacatgtctgtgtgtcagagagagatcCTGTCCATCACCAGAGTATATATATCCGCACACAGCATCAAGGAGAGGAACTAACCTATAcgctaaccacacacacacctgaagacACGCAGCGCTGGACCCAGGCCATCTGGCAGCATGTCTATAACATGG GCCAGTGGAAGCAGTGTTGTGATCACCTCATGAAGATTGAAATGCCGAGCTCCAGGAAAGCCATTCCAGTGAAGCAGGGATCGCTCTACCATGAAATAG
- the LOC116062815 gene encoding rhotekin-like isoform X2 — protein MSNNTKEEVVLKQIEMEVRMREGATKLLAACSRREQALEASRSLLTCNARILALLSQLQRMRKAQILQKVGRRPSEDVVPCVGKVSLSDLRIPLMWKDSEYFKNKGELQRCAVFCLLHCGTEIHDTDLVMVDRTLTDICFEDTIIFSEVGPGFQLRVELYSSCMVEDFFPGALGPRRASRLGGSLGCSSGKKIRAAFESAAVCGSSGGNVEPGRVSPPLSPDLSTLGPKYNLLAHTTLRIEHVKEGFKTHDLSLAATEDNPFWLPLYGNMCCRLVAQPLCMIQPMISGQLKVKLGEDLNCWENVYGVLREQSLLCYQSQEDLESEDKLLLVIPIRKHTHVCVSERDPVHHQSIYIRTQHQGEELTYTLTTHTPEDTQRWTQAIWQHVYNMGQWKQCCDHLMKIEMPSSRKAIPVKQGSLYHEIVTPSSPGEGLVVPDLSTEIRTLVSSYYMESY, from the exons ATGAGCAATAACACCAAG GAGGAAGTGGTGCTGAAGCAGATTGAGATGGAGGTGCGAATGCGGGAGGGAGCCACTAAGCTACTGGCAGCTTGTTCCAGGAGAGAGCAGGCCCTGGAGGCCTCCAGGAGCCTGCTAACCTGCAATGCCCGCATTCTGGCCTTGCTCAGCCAACTACAGAGGATGAGGAAAGCTCAAATCCTACAAAAAGTGGGACGCAG GCCATCTGAAGATGTTGTGCCATGTGTAGGAAAAGTATCCCTTTCAG ACCTGCGAATCCCGCTGATGTGGAAAGACTCTGAGTACTTCAAAAACAAAGGAG AGCTACAGCGCTGTGCTGTTTTCTGCCTGCTTCACTGTGGTACAGAGATCCATGACACTGATCTGGTGATGGTAGACAGGACTTTAACTGACATCTGTTTTGAAGACACTATCATATT CAGCGAGGTAGGCCCAGGGTTTCAGCTTCGCGTTGAGCTGTACAGCAGTTGTATGGTCGAGGATTTCTTCCCGGGGGCTCTGGGGCCCAGGAGAGCGAGCCGTCTGGGGGGCTCACTGGGATGCTCCTCTGGGAAAAAGATCCGTGCTGCGTTTGAGTCTGCAGCTGTTTGTGGATCCAGTGGAGGAAATGTAGAACCTGGAAGAGTGTCCCCGCCTTTATCCCCTGACCTGTCTACACT GGGGCCTAAGTATAACCTGCTGGCTCACACAACACTGAGAATAGAACACGTCAAGGAAGGTTTCAAGACGCATGATTTGTCACTGGCAGCAACAG AGGATAATCCATTCTGGTTGCCTCTATACGGCAACATGTGCTGCCGTCTAGTTGCTCAGCCACTGTGCATGATTCAGCCAATGATAAGTGGCCAACTCAAGGTTAAG CTTGGAGAGGACCTTAATTGCTGGGAAAATGTCTATGGAGTCCTCAGGGAGCAAAGTCTTCTCTGCTATCAGAGTCAAGAAGACCTGGAGTCTGAGGACAAGCTATTACTTGTAATCCCCATCAGAAAG CATAcacatgtctgtgtgtcagagagagatcCTGTCCATCACCAGAGTATATATATCCGCACACAGCATCAAGGAGAGGAACTAACCTATAcgctaaccacacacacacctgaagacACGCAGCGCTGGACCCAGGCCATCTGGCAGCATGTCTATAACATGG GCCAGTGGAAGCAGTGTTGTGATCACCTCATGAAGATTGAAATGCCGAGCTCCAGGAAAGCCATTCCAGTGAAGCAGGGATCGCTCTACCATGAAATAG
- the LOC116062815 gene encoding rhotekin-like isoform X3, giving the protein MSNNTKEEVVLKQIEMEVRMREGATKLLAACSRREQALEASRSLLTCNARILALLSQLQRMRKAQILQKVGRRPSEDVVPCVGKVSLSDLRIPLMWKDSEYFKNKGELQRCAVFCLLHCGTEIHDTDLVMVDRTLTDICFEDTIIFSSEVGPGFQLRVELYSSCMVEDFFPGALGPRRASRLGGSLGCSSGKKIRAAFESAAVCGSSGGNVEPGRVSPPLSPDLSTLGPKYNLLAHTTLRIEHVKEGFKTHDLSLAATEDNPFWLPLYGNMCCRLVAQPLCMIQPMISGQLKVKLGEDLNCWENVYGVLREQSLLCYQSQEDLESEDKLLLVIPIRKHTHVCVSERDPVHHQSIYIRTQHQGEELTYTLTTHTPEDTQRWTQAIWQHVYNMVTPSSPGEGLVVPDLSTEIRTLVSSYYMESY; this is encoded by the exons ATGAGCAATAACACCAAG GAGGAAGTGGTGCTGAAGCAGATTGAGATGGAGGTGCGAATGCGGGAGGGAGCCACTAAGCTACTGGCAGCTTGTTCCAGGAGAGAGCAGGCCCTGGAGGCCTCCAGGAGCCTGCTAACCTGCAATGCCCGCATTCTGGCCTTGCTCAGCCAACTACAGAGGATGAGGAAAGCTCAAATCCTACAAAAAGTGGGACGCAG GCCATCTGAAGATGTTGTGCCATGTGTAGGAAAAGTATCCCTTTCAG ACCTGCGAATCCCGCTGATGTGGAAAGACTCTGAGTACTTCAAAAACAAAGGAG AGCTACAGCGCTGTGCTGTTTTCTGCCTGCTTCACTGTGGTACAGAGATCCATGACACTGATCTGGTGATGGTAGACAGGACTTTAACTGACATCTGTTTTGAAGACACTATCATATT CAGCAGCGAGGTAGGCCCAGGGTTTCAGCTTCGCGTTGAGCTGTACAGCAGTTGTATGGTCGAGGATTTCTTCCCGGGGGCTCTGGGGCCCAGGAGAGCGAGCCGTCTGGGGGGCTCACTGGGATGCTCCTCTGGGAAAAAGATCCGTGCTGCGTTTGAGTCTGCAGCTGTTTGTGGATCCAGTGGAGGAAATGTAGAACCTGGAAGAGTGTCCCCGCCTTTATCCCCTGACCTGTCTACACT GGGGCCTAAGTATAACCTGCTGGCTCACACAACACTGAGAATAGAACACGTCAAGGAAGGTTTCAAGACGCATGATTTGTCACTGGCAGCAACAG AGGATAATCCATTCTGGTTGCCTCTATACGGCAACATGTGCTGCCGTCTAGTTGCTCAGCCACTGTGCATGATTCAGCCAATGATAAGTGGCCAACTCAAGGTTAAG CTTGGAGAGGACCTTAATTGCTGGGAAAATGTCTATGGAGTCCTCAGGGAGCAAAGTCTTCTCTGCTATCAGAGTCAAGAAGACCTGGAGTCTGAGGACAAGCTATTACTTGTAATCCCCATCAGAAAG CATAcacatgtctgtgtgtcagagagagatcCTGTCCATCACCAGAGTATATATATCCGCACACAGCATCAAGGAGAGGAACTAACCTATAcgctaaccacacacacacctgaagacACGCAGCGCTGGACCCAGGCCATCTGGCAGCATGTCTATAACATGG